A region of Streptomyces sp. R44 DNA encodes the following proteins:
- the nhaA gene encoding Na+/H+ antiporter NhaA, translating to MSVPTDRKFLGRLSLPERRYIADALRTETVGGVLLLLAAVAALVWANSPLSASYETVSDFHIGPAALGLDLSIQHWAADGLLAVFFFVAGIELKRELVAGELRDPKAAMLPVVAALCGMAAPALVYTLVNAIGDGSTAGWAVPTATDIAFALAVLAVIGTSLPSALRAFLLTLAVVDDLFAILIIAIFFTSDLNFAALGGALAGLVVFWVLLRKNVRGWYVYVPLALVIWGLMYNSGVHATIAGVAMGLMLRCTTREGEEHSPGEHIEHLVRPLSAGLAVPLFALFSAGVSVSGGAIHDVFTQPVTLGVVLGLVVGKAVGIFGGTWLAARFTRAELNPDLAWPDVFAVATLAGIGFTVSLLIGELAFAGDAVLTDEVKAAVLIGSLVAAVLASVLLKLRVRKYQVLVSDEERDDDEDGIPDIYEQDNPEYHLRMAEIYERKAAEHRQRAQLAGASRDGADRPA from the coding sequence GTGTCCGTGCCCACCGACCGCAAGTTCCTCGGCCGACTCTCGCTGCCCGAGCGGCGGTACATCGCCGACGCCCTGCGGACCGAGACCGTCGGTGGCGTCCTGCTGCTCCTCGCCGCCGTCGCCGCCCTCGTCTGGGCGAACTCCCCGCTGAGCGCGAGCTACGAGACCGTCAGCGACTTCCACATAGGCCCCGCCGCCCTCGGCCTCGACCTGTCGATCCAGCACTGGGCCGCCGACGGACTCCTCGCCGTCTTCTTCTTCGTCGCCGGCATCGAGCTCAAGCGCGAGCTCGTCGCGGGCGAGCTGCGCGACCCCAAGGCCGCCATGCTCCCCGTCGTCGCCGCGCTCTGCGGCATGGCGGCCCCCGCCCTCGTCTACACCCTGGTCAACGCCATCGGTGACGGCTCCACGGCCGGCTGGGCCGTGCCCACCGCGACCGACATCGCCTTCGCGCTCGCCGTCCTCGCCGTCATCGGCACCTCGCTGCCGTCCGCCCTGCGGGCCTTCCTGCTCACCCTCGCCGTCGTCGACGACCTGTTCGCGATCCTGATCATCGCGATCTTCTTCACCAGCGACCTGAACTTCGCCGCGCTCGGCGGCGCCCTCGCCGGCCTCGTCGTCTTCTGGGTACTGCTCCGCAAGAATGTCCGCGGCTGGTACGTGTACGTGCCGCTGGCCCTGGTCATCTGGGGCCTGATGTACAACAGCGGCGTCCACGCCACCATCGCCGGCGTCGCCATGGGCCTGATGCTGCGCTGCACCACCCGCGAGGGTGAGGAGCACTCCCCCGGCGAGCACATCGAGCACCTGGTCCGGCCGCTCTCGGCCGGACTCGCCGTGCCGCTCTTCGCGCTGTTCTCCGCCGGTGTGAGCGTCTCCGGCGGCGCGATCCACGACGTCTTCACCCAGCCCGTCACCCTCGGCGTGGTCCTCGGCCTCGTCGTCGGCAAGGCGGTCGGCATCTTCGGCGGCACCTGGCTCGCCGCCCGCTTCACCCGGGCGGAGCTCAACCCGGACCTGGCCTGGCCGGACGTGTTCGCCGTCGCCACCCTCGCCGGGATCGGCTTCACCGTGTCGCTCCTCATCGGCGAACTCGCCTTCGCCGGGGACGCCGTGCTCACCGACGAGGTGAAGGCCGCCGTCCTGATCGGCTCGCTCGTCGCGGCCGTCCTCGCCTCCGTCCTGCTGAAGCTGCGGGTCCGCAAGTACCAGGTCCTCGTCTCCGACGAGGAGCGCGACGACGACGAGGACGGCATCCCCGACATCTACGAGCAGGACAACCCGGAGTACCACCTGCGGATGGCCGAGATCTACGAGAGGAAGGCCGCGGAACACCGGCAGCGCGCCCAACTGGCGGGGGCATCGCGCGACGGGGCCGACCGTCCGGCATGA
- a CDS encoding phage holin family protein, with protein sequence MSDPFDGTERSLGQLVASATAEMSALVHDEIALAKAELRQDVKRGALGSIMGIGALVVLLFSLPMLSFALAYAINTWTGGHNGNGGWNLVWCFLLSFAFNVLLAGLLGLIAVAKFKKVKPPEKSIASAKQTAAIMQNAKPHPRPAQRPALEKASAVGRSSV encoded by the coding sequence ATGAGCGACCCGTTCGACGGAACCGAGCGCAGCCTCGGCCAGCTGGTCGCCTCGGCGACCGCCGAGATGTCCGCGCTGGTGCACGACGAGATCGCCCTGGCCAAGGCCGAACTGCGGCAGGACGTGAAGCGCGGTGCGCTCGGCAGCATCATGGGGATCGGCGCCCTCGTGGTGCTGCTGTTCTCGCTGCCGATGCTGAGCTTCGCGCTCGCGTACGCCATCAACACCTGGACCGGCGGGCACAACGGCAACGGGGGCTGGAACCTCGTCTGGTGCTTCCTGCTGTCCTTCGCCTTCAACGTGCTGCTCGCGGGCCTCCTCGGGCTGATCGCCGTCGCCAAGTTCAAGAAGGTCAAGCCGCCGGAGAAGTCCATCGCCTCCGCCAAGCAGACGGCGGCCATCATGCAGAACGCGAAGCCGCACCCCCGTCCGGCGCAGCGTCCGGCCCTTGAGAAGGCCTCCGCTGTGGGACGCTCGTCCGTATGA
- a CDS encoding alpha/beta fold hydrolase, with protein sequence MTLPESSNGNGGPVRLDGPWTHRDVAANGARFHIAEMGDGPLVLLLHGFPQFWWTWRHQLPALAEAGFRAVAMDLRGVGGSDRTPRGYDPANLALDITGVVRSLGEPDAALVGHDLGGYLAWTAAVMRPKLVRRLVVSSMPHPRRWRSAMLSDFAQSRAGSHIWGFQRPWLPERQLVADDGALVGELIRDWSGPKPVDEEAVEVYRRAMCVPSTAHCSIEPYRWMVRSLARPDGIQFNRRMKRPVRVPTLHLHGSLDPVMRTRSAAGSGEYVEAPYRWRLFDGLGHFPHEEDPVAFTSELVNWLKDPEPDR encoded by the coding sequence ATGACCCTCCCCGAGAGCAGCAACGGCAACGGCGGGCCCGTACGGCTCGACGGGCCGTGGACCCACCGTGACGTGGCCGCCAACGGCGCGCGCTTCCACATCGCCGAGATGGGCGACGGCCCGCTGGTGCTGCTCCTGCACGGCTTCCCGCAGTTCTGGTGGACCTGGCGCCACCAGCTGCCCGCCCTGGCCGAGGCCGGGTTCCGGGCGGTCGCGATGGACCTGCGCGGGGTGGGCGGCAGCGACCGCACACCACGGGGTTACGACCCCGCCAACCTGGCCCTCGACATCACCGGCGTCGTCCGCTCGCTCGGCGAGCCGGACGCGGCGCTCGTCGGGCACGACCTGGGCGGCTACCTCGCCTGGACGGCCGCCGTGATGCGGCCGAAGCTGGTGCGCCGGCTCGTGGTCTCCTCGATGCCGCACCCGCGCCGCTGGCGCTCGGCGATGCTCTCCGACTTCGCCCAGTCGCGGGCCGGCTCGCACATCTGGGGCTTCCAGCGGCCGTGGCTGCCGGAGCGTCAGCTCGTCGCGGACGACGGGGCGCTCGTGGGCGAGCTGATCCGGGACTGGTCGGGTCCGAAGCCGGTCGACGAGGAGGCCGTCGAGGTCTACCGGCGGGCGATGTGCGTGCCGTCGACGGCGCACTGCTCGATCGAGCCGTACCGCTGGATGGTGCGATCCCTGGCCCGCCCGGACGGCATCCAGTTCAACCGGCGCATGAAGCGGCCGGTGCGGGTGCCGACGCTCCATCTGCACGGCTCCCTGGACCCGGTGATGCGGACCCGCAGCGCCGCGGGGTCCGGCGAGTACGTGGAGGCGCCGTACCGCTGGCGGCTCTTCGACGGCCTCGGGCACTTCCCGCACGAGGAGGACCCGGTGGCCTTCACCTCGGAGCTCGTCAACTGGCTGAAGGACCCCGAGCCCGACCGCTGA
- a CDS encoding MarP family serine protease, with protein MNVLDILLLLAAVWFAIIGYRQGFVVGILSVIGFLGGGLVAVLLLPILWDQLTDNSEVSTTATVVFVMVVIVCASVGQAFTTHLGNKLRRHITWSPARALDATGGALVNVVAMLLVAWLIGSALARTSLPTLGKEVRNSKVLLGVEQVMPDQASGWFDDFSSTLARSGFPQVFSPFANEPITPVTPPDPALADSPVAARAQRSIVKVVGTAQSCGKVLEGTGFVFADRRIMTNAHVVGGVDEPTVQIGGEGKLYDAKVVLYDWQRDIAVLDVPDLRATPLAFTDEDARSGDNAIVAGFPENGSYDVRSARVRGRISAKGPDIYHRDEVRRDVYSLYATVRQGNSGGPLLTEDGEVYGVIFARSLDDANTGYALTVDEIREDIEHGRTADQQVDTQACAL; from the coding sequence GTGAACGTGCTGGACATCTTGTTGCTGCTCGCCGCCGTGTGGTTCGCGATCATCGGTTACCGCCAGGGATTCGTGGTCGGCATCCTCTCGGTGATCGGCTTCCTCGGCGGCGGTCTCGTCGCCGTTCTGCTGCTCCCGATCCTCTGGGACCAGCTGACCGACAACAGCGAGGTGTCGACCACCGCCACCGTCGTCTTCGTGATGGTGGTCATCGTCTGCGCCTCCGTCGGACAGGCCTTCACCACCCACCTGGGCAACAAGCTGCGCCGCCACATCACCTGGTCGCCGGCCCGCGCGCTGGACGCCACCGGCGGCGCCCTCGTCAACGTCGTCGCGATGCTGCTCGTCGCCTGGCTGATCGGCTCAGCGCTCGCCCGTACCTCGCTGCCCACCCTGGGCAAGGAGGTACGGAACTCCAAGGTGCTGCTCGGCGTCGAGCAGGTGATGCCGGATCAGGCCTCCGGCTGGTTCGACGACTTCAGCTCCACCCTGGCCCGCAGCGGCTTCCCACAGGTCTTCAGCCCCTTCGCGAACGAGCCGATCACCCCGGTCACCCCGCCCGACCCGGCGCTCGCCGACAGCCCGGTCGCCGCCCGCGCGCAGCGCTCCATCGTGAAGGTCGTCGGCACCGCGCAGAGCTGCGGCAAGGTCCTCGAAGGCACCGGCTTCGTCTTCGCCGACCGCCGCATCATGACCAACGCCCATGTCGTCGGAGGCGTCGACGAGCCGACCGTCCAGATAGGCGGCGAGGGCAAGCTCTACGACGCCAAGGTCGTCCTCTACGACTGGCAGCGCGACATCGCCGTCCTGGACGTCCCGGACCTCAGGGCCACGCCGCTGGCCTTCACCGACGAGGACGCCCGCAGCGGCGACAACGCGATCGTCGCCGGATTCCCGGAGAACGGCTCGTACGACGTGCGCTCCGCCCGCGTGCGGGGCCGCATCAGCGCCAAGGGCCCCGACATCTACCACCGCGACGAGGTGCGCAGGGACGTGTACTCGCTGTACGCGACGGTCCGCCAGGGCAACTCCGGCGGCCCGCTCCTCACCGAGGACGGCGAGGTGTACGGCGTGATCTTCGCCCGCTCCCTCGACGACGCGAACACCGGATACGCCCTGACGGTCGACGAGATCCGTGAGGACATCGAGCACGGCCGGACGGCCGACCAGCAGGTCGACACCCAGGCCTGCGCCCTCTGA
- a CDS encoding CoA pyrophosphatase, translated as MTRTDEEIHGPGTAGLLSRDGLPDWLGPVDRVARTVRPEQLSRFLPPESGAGRQSAVLVLFGEGERGPELLLMERSGSLRSHAGQLSFPGGALDPEDGDPEDGGLLRAALREAQEETGLDPRGVQLFGVLPRLYIPVSGFVVTPVLGWWREPSPVGVVDPGETARVFTVPVADLTDPANRATAVHPSGHQGPGFLVASALVWGFTAGVIDRLLHYADWERPWDRSKQVPLDWRS; from the coding sequence ATGACGCGCACTGACGAAGAGATCCACGGACCCGGCACGGCCGGCCTGCTCAGCCGGGACGGACTGCCCGACTGGCTCGGGCCCGTCGACCGGGTCGCCCGCACGGTCCGGCCCGAGCAGCTGAGCCGCTTCCTGCCGCCCGAGAGCGGCGCCGGCCGCCAGTCCGCCGTCCTCGTCCTCTTCGGCGAGGGCGAGCGCGGACCCGAGCTGCTGCTCATGGAGCGCTCCGGCAGCCTCCGCTCGCACGCCGGACAGCTCTCCTTCCCCGGCGGCGCCCTCGACCCCGAGGACGGCGACCCCGAGGACGGCGGACTGCTGCGCGCCGCCCTGCGCGAGGCCCAGGAGGAGACCGGCCTCGACCCGCGGGGCGTGCAGCTCTTCGGCGTCCTGCCCCGGCTCTACATCCCGGTCAGCGGCTTCGTCGTCACCCCCGTCCTCGGCTGGTGGCGCGAGCCCAGCCCGGTCGGCGTCGTCGACCCCGGCGAGACCGCCCGCGTCTTCACCGTCCCCGTGGCGGATCTCACGGACCCCGCCAACCGCGCGACCGCCGTCCACCCGAGCGGCCACCAAGGTCCCGGGTTCCTCGTCGCGTCTGCCCTGGTCTGGGGTTTTACGGCCGGGGTCATCGACCGGCTGCTCCACTATGCCGACTGGGAGCGCCCCTGGGACCGGTCCAAGCAGGTCCCGCTCGACTGGCGCTCATGA
- the nth gene encoding endonuclease III, with protein sequence MSNSPVRAQAKGAERVSGEGNSAVGEHGVSKRAKGAKGKAVKPAGATGSTKSAKLAKPAEPTAAVKPAKPAEPTAAVKPAKLVKPAEPTVAVKSAKPAKPESRLAMVRRARRINRELAEVYPYAHPELDFRNPFELLVATVLSAQTTDLRVNQTTPALFAKYPTPEDLAAAVPEEVEELIRPTGFFRAKTKSIMGLATALRDDFGGEVPGRLEDLVKLPGVGRKTAFVVLGNAFGVPGITVDTHFMRLARRWRWTESDDPVKIEAEVATIFPKSEWTMLSHRVIFHGRRICHARKPACGACPITHLCPSYGEGETDPEKARKLLKYEMGGLPGQRLNPPAGYPGRPAPPLGGDA encoded by the coding sequence GTGTCCAACTCGCCGGTGAGAGCGCAGGCCAAGGGGGCTGAAAGAGTGTCGGGCGAAGGTAATTCCGCTGTGGGCGAACACGGCGTGTCGAAACGGGCAAAGGGTGCAAAAGGGAAGGCTGTGAAGCCTGCCGGGGCCACCGGGAGCACGAAGTCCGCGAAGCTCGCAAAGCCCGCCGAGCCAACTGCTGCCGTGAAGCCCGCGAAGCCCGCCGAGCCGACTGCCGCCGTGAAGCCCGCGAAGCTCGTAAAGCCCGCCGAGCCGACTGTTGCCGTGAAGTCCGCCAAGCCCGCCAAGCCCGAGTCGCGGCTCGCGATGGTGCGCCGGGCGCGCCGGATCAATCGCGAGCTGGCCGAGGTCTACCCGTACGCCCATCCGGAGCTCGACTTCCGCAACCCCTTCGAGCTGCTCGTCGCCACGGTCCTCTCGGCCCAGACCACCGACCTGCGGGTCAACCAGACCACCCCCGCCCTCTTCGCGAAGTACCCGACGCCCGAGGACCTCGCCGCGGCCGTGCCCGAGGAGGTCGAGGAGCTGATCCGGCCGACCGGCTTCTTCCGCGCCAAGACCAAGTCGATCATGGGTCTCGCCACCGCCCTCAGGGACGACTTCGGCGGCGAGGTCCCCGGCCGCCTCGAGGACCTCGTCAAGCTCCCCGGCGTCGGCCGCAAGACCGCCTTCGTCGTCCTCGGCAACGCCTTCGGGGTCCCCGGCATCACCGTCGACACCCACTTCATGCGCCTCGCCCGCCGCTGGCGGTGGACCGAGTCCGACGACCCGGTGAAGATCGAGGCCGAGGTCGCCACGATCTTCCCCAAGAGCGAGTGGACGATGCTCTCGCACCGGGTGATCTTCCACGGCCGCCGGATCTGCCACGCCCGCAAGCCCGCCTGCGGCGCCTGCCCGATCACCCACCTCTGCCCCTCGTACGGAGAGGGCGAGACCGACCCCGAGAAGGCGCGGAAGCTGCTCAAGTATGAGATGGGCGGCCTCCCCGGCCAGCGACTCAACCCGCCCGCCGGCTACCCGGGCCGCCCGGCGCCCCCGCTGGGCGGCGACGCTTGA
- a CDS encoding Crp/Fnr family transcriptional regulator gives MDDVLRRAPLFAALDDEQAAELRASMSEATLARGDALFHEGDPGDRLYVVTEGKVKLHRTSPDGRENMLAVLGPGELIGELSLFDPGPRTATATALTEVKLLGLGHGDLQPWLNARPEVATALLRAVARRLRKTNDQMSDLVFSDVPGRVARALLDLSRRFGVQSEEGIHVVHDLTQEELAQLVGASRETVNKALADFAQRGWLRLEARAVILLDVERLAKRSR, from the coding sequence GTGGACGACGTTCTGCGGCGCGCCCCGCTCTTCGCGGCGCTCGATGACGAGCAGGCTGCCGAGCTGCGCGCCTCGATGAGTGAGGCGACGCTCGCCCGTGGCGACGCGCTCTTCCACGAGGGCGACCCCGGCGACCGCCTGTACGTGGTGACCGAGGGCAAGGTGAAGCTGCACCGCACCTCCCCCGACGGCCGCGAGAACATGCTGGCCGTCCTCGGCCCCGGTGAGCTCATCGGCGAGCTGTCCCTCTTCGACCCGGGCCCGCGCACCGCCACCGCGACCGCGCTGACCGAGGTCAAGCTGCTCGGCCTGGGCCACGGCGACCTCCAGCCCTGGCTGAACGCCCGCCCCGAGGTGGCCACCGCGCTGCTCCGCGCCGTCGCCCGCCGGCTGCGCAAGACCAACGACCAGATGTCCGACCTGGTCTTCTCCGACGTCCCGGGCCGTGTCGCCCGCGCGCTCCTCGACCTGTCGCGCCGCTTCGGCGTGCAGTCGGAGGAGGGCATCCACGTCGTCCACGACCTCACCCAGGAAGAGCTGGCCCAGCTGGTCGGCGCCTCCCGCGAGACGGTCAACAAGGCGCTCGCCGACTTCGCCCAGCGCGGCTGGCTGCGCCTGGAGGCCCGCGCCGTGATCCTGCTGGACGTGGAGCGCCTCGCGAAGCGCTCGCGCTGA
- a CDS encoding prohibitin family protein: MFVIAILLVIAAVVLFLVGRSNGSTGLKFGAVGALLAGLFSLIASMTYVISAYEVGVPVAFGKVGSPMTSGMHMKSPFTDVTTFSTRPVDLNLSDKDVVEVRSSQGGVMYAEVTVKWSVDQAKAVELYKLAGSEDAIQQRLVYPDSREIVRNVFARHTSEQGYASDREGISAEINALIKERLAPRGIDVTTVNLRNVKPSDALQGQIDRKIQQQQATERATEASRTAKAEADRRRIEAEGIARANKILNDSLTDKVLMNQCIDAYKEAAAKNPVYAVPCGSGGSAPVIVDGSKR, encoded by the coding sequence GTGTTCGTCATCGCCATCCTGCTGGTCATAGCCGCAGTGGTGCTCTTTCTCGTCGGCCGCTCCAACGGCTCCACGGGCCTGAAGTTCGGTGCCGTCGGCGCGCTCCTGGCCGGCCTCTTCTCGCTGATAGCGAGCATGACGTACGTGATCAGCGCGTACGAGGTCGGTGTGCCGGTCGCCTTCGGCAAGGTCGGCTCGCCGATGACCTCGGGCATGCACATGAAGTCGCCGTTCACCGACGTCACGACCTTCTCCACCCGCCCGGTCGACCTGAACCTCTCCGACAAGGACGTGGTCGAGGTCCGCTCCTCGCAGGGCGGCGTCATGTACGCCGAGGTCACGGTGAAGTGGTCCGTCGACCAGGCCAAGGCCGTCGAGCTGTACAAGCTCGCGGGCAGCGAGGACGCCATCCAGCAGCGGCTGGTCTACCCGGACAGCCGGGAGATCGTCCGCAACGTCTTCGCCCGCCACACCAGCGAGCAGGGGTACGCCTCCGACCGCGAGGGGATCAGCGCCGAGATCAACGCCCTGATCAAGGAGCGCCTGGCCCCGCGCGGCATCGACGTGACCACGGTCAACCTGCGCAACGTGAAGCCCTCGGACGCCCTCCAGGGCCAGATCGACCGCAAGATCCAGCAGCAGCAGGCCACGGAGCGGGCCACCGAGGCCTCCCGTACCGCCAAGGCCGAGGCCGACCGGCGCCGCATCGAGGCGGAGGGCATCGCCCGCGCCAACAAGATCCTCAACGACTCGCTGACGGACAAGGTCCTGATGAACCAGTGCATCGACGCCTACAAGGAGGCCGCGGCGAAGAACCCGGTCTACGCGGTGCCCTGCGGGAGCGGCGGTTCCGCCCCGGTGATCGTGGACGGCTCGAAGCGCTGA
- a CDS encoding MBL fold metallo-hydrolase codes for MSDAAALPGQPRGLVVSGPATDRAVNVLAPNPSAMTLDGTNTWLLSEPGSGLAVVVDPGPLDEAHLRHVIDTAEKLGKRVALTLLTHGHPDHAEGAGRFAELTGTAVRALDPALRLGDEGLGAGDVVTVGGLELRVVPTPGHTSDSLSFHLPADRAVLTGDTILGRGTTMVAHPDGRLGDYLDSLRRLRSLTVDDGVHTVLPGHGPVLEDAQGAVEFYLAHRANRLAQVETAVEAGYRTAAEVVAHVYADVDRSLWPAAELSVRAQLEYLRERGLV; via the coding sequence ATGAGCGACGCCGCCGCCCTGCCCGGCCAGCCGCGCGGGCTCGTGGTCTCCGGGCCCGCGACCGACCGCGCCGTGAACGTCCTGGCGCCGAACCCGTCCGCGATGACCCTCGACGGCACCAACACCTGGCTGCTCTCCGAGCCGGGCTCCGGCCTCGCCGTCGTCGTCGACCCGGGGCCGCTCGACGAGGCCCATCTGCGGCATGTGATCGACACCGCCGAGAAGCTCGGCAAGCGGGTCGCGCTGACCCTGCTGACCCACGGCCACCCGGACCACGCGGAGGGCGCGGGCCGCTTCGCGGAGCTGACCGGGACGGCCGTGCGGGCCCTCGATCCGGCGCTGCGCCTCGGCGACGAGGGGCTGGGCGCGGGGGACGTGGTGACGGTCGGGGGCCTGGAGCTGAGGGTCGTCCCGACGCCCGGGCACACCTCGGACTCGCTCTCCTTCCACCTGCCGGCGGACCGGGCGGTGCTGACGGGCGACACGATCCTGGGCCGCGGGACGACGATGGTCGCGCATCCGGACGGGCGGCTCGGGGACTACCTGGACTCGCTGCGGCGGCTGCGCTCGCTGACCGTCGACGACGGGGTGCACACGGTCCTGCCGGGGCACGGGCCGGTCCTGGAGGACGCGCAGGGGGCCGTGGAGTTCTACCTGGCGCACCGGGCGAACCGGCTCGCCCAGGTCGAGACGGCGGTCGAGGCCGGGTACCGGACGGCGGCCGAGGTCGTCGCCCATGTGTACGCGGACGTGGACCGCTCGCTGTGGCCGGCGGCCGAGCTCTCCGTGCGGGCGCAGCTGGAGTACCTGAGGGAGCGCGGCCTGGTCTGA
- a CDS encoding NUDIX hydrolase — protein MSNGQPKQAKQSNGQWYPPEWPERIRALAAGELTPVTPRRAATVLLLRDGAAGPDVHMLRRRTTMAFAGGAYAYPGGGVDPRDEQPVRWAGPSLETWATRLGLDDPAQAQAVVCAAVRETFEEAGVLLAGETEEGVVGDTTGEDWERDREALVARELSFADFLDRRGLVLRSDLLGAWARWITPEFEQRRYDTWFFVAALPAGQRTRDVSGEADRTVWIRPADAAAGYDRGELTMMPPTISTLRTLEPYGTAAEALAAAGEQDMAPVLAQARLEGDELVLSWPGHEEFTKIISVGGER, from the coding sequence ATGTCGAATGGTCAGCCGAAGCAGGCGAAGCAGTCGAACGGCCAGTGGTACCCGCCGGAGTGGCCCGAGCGCATCCGCGCCCTCGCCGCCGGTGAGCTCACCCCGGTGACGCCCCGGCGCGCCGCCACCGTCCTGCTGCTGCGGGACGGGGCCGCCGGGCCCGACGTCCACATGCTGCGCCGCCGCACCACGATGGCCTTCGCGGGCGGTGCGTACGCCTACCCCGGCGGCGGAGTCGACCCGCGCGACGAGCAGCCGGTGCGCTGGGCGGGCCCCTCCCTGGAGACGTGGGCGACCCGGCTCGGCCTCGACGACCCGGCACAGGCCCAGGCCGTGGTCTGCGCCGCCGTGCGCGAGACCTTCGAGGAGGCGGGCGTGCTGCTCGCCGGGGAGACCGAGGAAGGCGTCGTCGGCGACACGACCGGCGAGGACTGGGAGCGGGACCGGGAGGCGCTCGTCGCCCGGGAGCTGTCCTTCGCCGACTTCCTGGACCGGCGCGGGCTCGTCCTGCGCTCGGACCTGCTCGGTGCGTGGGCCCGCTGGATCACCCCCGAGTTCGAGCAGCGGCGGTACGACACCTGGTTCTTCGTGGCGGCCCTCCCGGCCGGCCAGCGCACCCGGGACGTCTCCGGGGAGGCGGACCGCACGGTGTGGATCCGCCCCGCGGACGCCGCCGCCGGCTACGACCGGGGCGAACTGACGATGATGCCGCCGACGATCTCGACCCTGCGCACCCTGGAGCCGTACGGGACGGCCGCCGAGGCGCTGGCGGCGGCGGGGGAGCAGGACATGGCCCCGGTGCTCGCGCAGGCGCGCCTGGAGGGCGACGAGCTGGTCCTGAGCTGGCCGGGGCACGAGGAGTTCACCAAGATCATCTCTGTCGGGGGTGAGCGATGA
- a CDS encoding RidA family protein: protein MSGAVEARIAELGLTLPEVVPPIASYQPAVQSGVYVYTSGQLPMVAGKLPVTGKVGAEVTPEEAKQLAATCALNALAAVKSVAGDLDRIKRVVKVVGFVASAADFTGQPAVINGASELLGEILGEKGVHARSAVGVAVLPLDAPVEVEVQVELVEA, encoded by the coding sequence GTGAGCGGGGCCGTCGAGGCGCGGATCGCCGAACTCGGCCTGACCCTGCCCGAGGTCGTGCCGCCGATCGCGTCCTACCAGCCGGCCGTGCAGTCCGGCGTGTACGTGTACACCTCGGGCCAGCTCCCGATGGTGGCCGGCAAGCTTCCGGTGACCGGCAAGGTCGGCGCCGAGGTCACGCCCGAGGAGGCCAAGCAGCTCGCCGCCACCTGCGCGCTCAACGCCCTCGCGGCCGTGAAGTCGGTCGCCGGTGACCTCGACCGCATCAAGCGCGTCGTGAAGGTCGTCGGCTTCGTCGCCTCCGCCGCCGACTTCACCGGCCAGCCCGCCGTCATCAACGGCGCCAGCGAGCTGCTCGGCGAGATCCTCGGCGAGAAGGGCGTGCACGCCCGCAGCGCCGTCGGCGTCGCCGTGCTGCCGCTCGACGCGCCGGTCGAGGTCGAGGTCCAGGTCGAGCTCGTCGAGGCCTGA
- a CDS encoding DUF4177 domain-containing protein, translating to MTKWEYVTVPLLVHATKQILDTWGEDGWELVQVVPGPNNPEQLVAYLKRAKS from the coding sequence ATGACCAAGTGGGAGTACGTCACGGTGCCGCTTCTGGTGCACGCGACCAAGCAGATTCTGGACACCTGGGGCGAGGACGGCTGGGAGCTCGTCCAGGTCGTGCCCGGGCCGAACAACCCCGAGCAGCTCGTGGCCTACCTGAAGCGGGCCAAGTCGTGA